Proteins encoded together in one Synechococcus sp. A15-62 window:
- a CDS encoding lysine decarboxylase: MALLPQLTRRLGQPLFLPAHGRGAALPDGLRQLLRRRAGIWDLPELPALGGPLEADGAIADSQRSAAAQMGVARCWYGVNGATGLLQAALLAMARPGERVLLPRNVHRSLIQACILGDLRPVLFDLPFQSDRGQPAPADSAWIERVLEALPRDGAPIRAAVLVHPTYQGYANDPTAVIQQLQQQGCCVLVDEAHGCHFATGVDHPLPPSALHCGADLVVHSLQKSAAALAQTAVLWLQGERLDPVRVERSLGLLQTTSPSALLLASCEEALQHWRRRKGRRQLLRRLQEAAALAEDLRNSGVPLLNNQDPLRLILHTGQAGITGLDADDWFLPRGLVGELPEPASLTFCLGLARHRGLGRQMRHHWQSLLRSFPDRAPLPAFEAPPLPLVTTTAQPPSRAWTAAHHQEALKDAEGCIAAELLCPYPPGIPLLIPGERLDRQRQCWLERQQLFWGDQMPDRLSVVSGG; the protein is encoded by the coding sequence ATGGCGCTTCTGCCCCAGCTCACCCGTCGCCTCGGTCAGCCCCTGTTTCTGCCGGCCCATGGACGGGGGGCTGCCCTTCCGGATGGACTGCGTCAATTACTGCGACGCCGCGCTGGCATCTGGGACCTACCGGAACTCCCGGCCCTTGGCGGTCCGCTGGAGGCGGACGGCGCCATCGCCGACAGCCAACGTTCCGCCGCAGCACAGATGGGAGTGGCGCGCTGCTGGTACGGGGTGAACGGGGCCACGGGGTTGCTGCAGGCCGCACTGCTGGCCATGGCCCGGCCCGGAGAGCGGGTGCTGCTGCCCCGCAACGTCCATCGCAGCCTGATTCAGGCCTGCATTCTTGGGGACCTGCGGCCAGTGCTGTTCGATCTCCCCTTTCAAAGCGACCGAGGCCAGCCGGCACCGGCGGATTCGGCCTGGATCGAGCGGGTTCTGGAGGCCCTACCCCGCGATGGAGCACCGATCCGTGCCGCGGTTCTGGTGCATCCCACCTACCAGGGCTATGCCAATGACCCGACGGCGGTGATTCAGCAGCTGCAGCAACAGGGCTGTTGCGTGCTGGTGGATGAAGCCCACGGCTGTCATTTCGCCACTGGGGTGGATCACCCCCTTCCCCCCAGCGCCCTGCACTGCGGCGCTGATCTTGTGGTGCATTCCCTGCAGAAATCTGCTGCAGCACTGGCGCAAACGGCGGTGCTCTGGCTGCAGGGGGAGCGTCTGGATCCCGTGCGGGTGGAACGCAGCCTGGGCCTGCTTCAGACCACCAGCCCCAGTGCGCTGCTACTGGCCTCCTGCGAAGAAGCCCTTCAACACTGGCGGCGGCGCAAGGGACGCCGGCAATTGCTGCGGCGTCTGCAGGAGGCTGCAGCCCTCGCCGAGGATCTGCGCAACAGCGGCGTGCCGCTGCTGAACAACCAAGATCCGCTGCGCCTGATCCTGCACACGGGCCAAGCGGGAATCACCGGCCTGGATGCCGACGATTGGTTTCTGCCCCGCGGGTTGGTGGGCGAATTACCAGAACCAGCCAGCCTCACCTTCTGCCTGGGGTTGGCACGCCACCGAGGGCTGGGTCGGCAGATGAGGCATCACTGGCAGAGCCTGCTGCGGAGCTTCCCCGATCGCGCTCCCTTGCCAGCCTTCGAAGCCCCACCGCTGCCGCTGGTCACCACCACAGCGCAACCACCAAGCCGGGCGTGGACAGCGGCGCATCACCAGGAGGCGTTGAAGGACGCGGAGGGATGCATCGCGGCTGAGCTGCTGTGCCCTTACCCACCGGGCATCCCCCTGCTGATTCCCGGCGAACGGCTGGATCGCCAGCGACAGTGCTGGCTCGAGCGCCAGCAGCTGTTCTGGGGAGACCAGATGCCGGACAGGCTGTCTGTGGTGAGCGGGGGATGA
- a CDS encoding septal ring lytic transglycosylase RlpA family protein — MKPLTLLLMALFLGPSVGASPSGEEFLVEDITEIREAITIQDVRTVVPVRPLPAPPRQIATPKPTPSKLIEVVQGAASWYGPGFYGRTTANGERFSKGTLTAAHRTLPFGTKVRVTNLSNGRSVVVRINDRGPFKYQRVIDLAHGAASQLQMMQAGEVPVRLEILAKGD; from the coding sequence ATGAAACCTCTGACCTTGCTGCTGATGGCGCTGTTTCTGGGCCCCTCCGTTGGGGCCAGCCCCAGTGGCGAGGAATTTCTGGTCGAAGACATCACGGAGATCAGAGAGGCCATCACCATCCAGGACGTCAGGACGGTCGTCCCTGTCAGGCCTCTACCGGCCCCACCGAGGCAGATCGCAACCCCCAAGCCCACCCCCAGCAAACTGATCGAGGTGGTGCAGGGCGCTGCAAGCTGGTACGGGCCAGGGTTCTACGGCCGCACCACGGCCAATGGTGAGCGCTTCAGCAAGGGCACGCTGACGGCAGCCCATCGAACCCTGCCCTTCGGCACCAAGGTGCGCGTCACCAATCTGAGCAATGGCCGCAGCGTTGTGGTGCGGATCAATGACCGCGGACCGTTCAAGTACCAACGGGTGATCGATCTGGCCCATGGCGCTGCCTCACAACTTCAGATGATGCAAGCGGGGGAGGTACCGGTGAGGCTTGAGATCCTTGCCAAGGGCGATTGA
- a CDS encoding phosphatidate cytidylyltransferase, with protein sequence MIREVVLDQSQAPAARAALRKRLISGLGVGGFGLLVVSLGGWWFTAALGGMVHLGLLEFFRMAKFKGIRPATKTTLVACQLLLFTTQWAIQGGLPADVAHAVLPLSGAAICGWLLLQPVTGSIADIAASIFGLFYLGFLPSHWLSLRGLDNGLEITLSACLMIVATDIGSWAVGRRYGRRPLSPISPGKTIEGAIGGFMSSMLVGLVCGQLMGWALHGLPGLLLGALIALFALVGDLTESMMKRDAGVKDSGDVLPGHGGILDRIDSYLFTPAVVFYAIALCQPLLAP encoded by the coding sequence GTGATCCGTGAGGTTGTCCTCGATCAGAGCCAAGCGCCAGCGGCCCGAGCAGCGCTGCGCAAGCGATTGATCAGTGGCCTTGGTGTGGGCGGCTTTGGCCTGCTGGTGGTGAGCTTGGGCGGGTGGTGGTTCACCGCCGCGCTGGGGGGAATGGTGCACCTCGGCCTGCTCGAGTTCTTCCGGATGGCGAAATTCAAGGGAATTCGCCCCGCCACAAAAACCACCTTGGTGGCTTGCCAACTGCTGCTGTTCACCACCCAGTGGGCGATTCAGGGCGGGCTACCGGCTGATGTGGCCCATGCCGTTCTGCCGCTCTCCGGAGCCGCCATCTGCGGTTGGCTGCTGCTGCAACCGGTGACGGGTTCCATCGCCGACATTGCGGCATCGATCTTCGGGTTGTTCTACCTCGGGTTTCTGCCCAGCCACTGGCTGAGTTTGCGCGGATTGGACAACGGTCTGGAGATCACGCTGTCGGCCTGCCTGATGATCGTCGCCACCGACATCGGCTCCTGGGCCGTGGGACGGCGTTACGGGCGACGGCCCCTCTCACCGATCTCCCCCGGGAAAACCATCGAAGGGGCGATCGGTGGATTCATGTCGTCCATGCTGGTTGGCCTGGTCTGCGGTCAGCTGATGGGCTGGGCCCTGCATGGCCTGCCAGGCCTGCTGCTGGGGGCACTGATCGCTCTATTCGCCCTGGTGGGAGACCTGACCGAATCGATGATGAAACGCGATGCAGGCGTGAAGGATTCCGGTGATGTTCTGCCCGGCCATGGCGGGATCCTGGACCGGATCGACAGTTATCTGTTCACCCCAGCGGTGGTCTTCTACGCAATCGCTCTCTGCCAGCCGCTGTTGGCGCCGTAA